The following are encoded together in the Planctobacterium marinum genome:
- the lptF gene encoding LPS export ABC transporter permease LptF, which produces MLIFRYLLKETFKSQLAVFLVLMAIFVTQKFVRVLAEASNGDIPAGLVLNFLALKTPVLAALILPLSVFLGIMLAHGRLHVDSEMSVMRACGISEWYVARVMLVLALFMSLVSASLTLWLAPLATEIEYQLEEQLTAESGLSALLPGRFEETANKKAVLFVQEIDGDNQLKNVFVAQHDPEKASEAVHIVHSEGGYISESPDGSQKLILTSGNQYEGKLGMRDYRVVEFDEYQVQIALGEEQAEQKRRKLSAYSTETLMQENSLDAIAEFQWRIAIPLSIPFLVIIAVPLSSVDPRQGRFGRLFPAILLYLGYFLLLMMGREVLEDGKIPPQLGLWWVHIVMLLVGMVLILKGRTLGVKVRAKFRGLRRV; this is translated from the coding sequence GTGCTCATATTCAGATATCTGTTGAAGGAAACCTTCAAATCCCAACTCGCCGTTTTTCTGGTTTTAATGGCGATTTTTGTTACTCAAAAATTTGTTCGTGTTCTGGCAGAAGCGTCCAATGGCGATATCCCTGCCGGGCTGGTGCTTAATTTCCTGGCACTGAAGACGCCTGTATTAGCAGCTCTGATCCTGCCCTTAAGCGTATTTTTGGGCATTATGCTGGCCCATGGCCGTTTGCATGTCGACAGTGAAATGTCGGTTATGCGGGCTTGTGGCATCAGTGAATGGTACGTGGCGCGTGTGATGTTGGTTCTGGCGCTATTCATGTCTCTAGTGAGTGCCTCCTTGACCCTCTGGTTAGCGCCACTTGCCACCGAAATTGAATACCAATTAGAAGAACAACTCACCGCCGAATCCGGCTTGTCTGCTCTGCTACCCGGTCGGTTTGAAGAAACTGCCAACAAAAAAGCGGTATTGTTTGTGCAGGAAATTGACGGCGATAATCAGCTTAAAAACGTCTTCGTAGCCCAGCACGATCCGGAAAAAGCCAGCGAGGCTGTACATATCGTGCATTCCGAAGGCGGCTATATTTCCGAAAGCCCTGATGGCTCGCAAAAGTTAATACTCACTTCTGGTAATCAGTACGAAGGCAAACTAGGCATGCGAGATTATCGCGTGGTGGAATTTGATGAATACCAGGTACAAATCGCATTAGGAGAGGAGCAAGCGGAACAGAAGCGCCGCAAGTTGAGTGCCTATTCCACCGAAACCCTGATGCAAGAAAACAGCCTTGATGCCATTGCTGAATTTCAGTGGCGCATTGCCATTCCCTTATCCATTCCCTTTTTAGTAATTATCGCCGTGCCACTTAGTTCAGTCGATCCACGCCAAGGGCGCTTTGGTCGTCTATTTCCGGCCATCTTGTTGTATTTAGGTTACTTCCTGCTGCTCATGATGGGCCGTGAAGTACTGGAAGATGGCAAAATCCCCCCTCAACTTGGCCTTTGGTGGGTACACATCGTGATGCTATTAGTGGGCATGGTGCTGATCCTCAAGGGGCGAACCTTGGGCGTGAAAGTGCGGGCTAAATTCAGGGGGCTGCGCCGTGTTTAA
- the pepA gene encoding leucyl aminopeptidase — MEFHVKSGSPEKQRSACIVVGVFEPRRLTAVAEQLDVISEGYISNLLRRGDLEGKPGQMLLLHHVPNVLSERILLVGCGKERELDERQYKQIIAKTISTLNETGSMEAVCFLTELHVKGRDTYWKVRQAVESTNDALYRFTQMKSRKDEARRPLRKIVFNVPTRRELTVGERAVEHGLAISKGMATCKDVANMPPNICNPVYLYEQALELEKQYENVTVERIGEQEMANLGMNSYLAVGRGSHNESVMTVMHYRGGAASHDPVVLVGKGLTFDSGGISLKPGEGMDEMKYDMGGAAGVLGAMHAILELQLPINVIAVIAGCENMPDANAYRPGDILTTMSGQTVEVLNTDAEGRLVLCDALTYVERFDPDTVIDVATLTGACVIALGKHATGLMSSHNPLAHEIINASEQSGDRAWRLPLWDDYQEQIESPFADMANVGGRPAGTITAACFLSRFTKKYHWAHLDVAGTAWNSGKNKGSTGRPVPLLTQFVMNRAGIEMED; from the coding sequence ATGGAATTTCATGTAAAAAGCGGTAGTCCGGAAAAGCAGCGCAGCGCCTGTATAGTCGTGGGCGTGTTCGAGCCAAGACGTTTAACGGCGGTGGCGGAGCAATTAGATGTGATCAGCGAAGGTTACATCAGTAATTTGTTGCGTCGCGGCGATCTGGAAGGCAAACCCGGCCAAATGCTGTTATTGCATCATGTTCCAAATGTACTGAGCGAGCGCATTCTTCTTGTAGGTTGTGGCAAAGAGCGCGAACTGGATGAGCGCCAGTACAAGCAAATCATCGCCAAAACCATCTCTACCTTGAACGAAACTGGCTCAATGGAGGCTGTTTGTTTCTTAACGGAATTGCACGTAAAAGGGCGTGATACCTACTGGAAAGTGCGTCAGGCAGTAGAGAGCACTAACGATGCTTTGTATCGCTTTACCCAAATGAAGTCCCGCAAGGATGAAGCCCGTCGCCCATTGCGCAAAATCGTTTTTAACGTACCTACCCGCCGTGAACTAACGGTTGGTGAGCGTGCGGTAGAGCATGGCCTCGCCATCTCTAAAGGTATGGCCACCTGTAAAGATGTAGCCAACATGCCGCCCAACATCTGTAATCCTGTTTACCTGTACGAGCAAGCATTGGAGCTGGAAAAGCAATACGAGAACGTCACGGTGGAGCGTATTGGTGAGCAGGAAATGGCCAACCTGGGCATGAATTCCTATCTTGCCGTTGGACGTGGCTCTCATAACGAGTCAGTCATGACGGTCATGCACTACCGCGGTGGTGCCGCCAGTCACGATCCTGTTGTTTTAGTTGGTAAAGGCTTGACCTTTGATTCCGGTGGTATTTCATTGAAACCAGGCGAAGGCATGGATGAGATGAAATACGATATGGGCGGTGCTGCCGGTGTTTTGGGTGCCATGCATGCCATTCTTGAGTTGCAACTTCCCATCAATGTGATTGCGGTAATCGCAGGCTGTGAGAACATGCCAGACGCTAACGCCTATCGTCCGGGTGATATCCTGACTACCATGTCGGGTCAAACGGTTGAAGTATTGAATACTGATGCGGAAGGCCGTTTAGTATTGTGTGATGCGTTGACTTACGTGGAGCGCTTCGATCCTGATACCGTCATTGACGTTGCTACCTTAACGGGCGCTTGTGTTATTGCCTTAGGTAAGCATGCCACAGGCTTAATGAGTAGCCACAATCCGCTGGCCCATGAGATCATCAACGCTTCTGAGCAAAGTGGCGACAGAGCCTGGCGTTTGCCGTTGTGGGACGATTATCAAGAGCAAATCGAAAGTCCTTTCGCAGACATGGCCAATGTGGGTGGTCGTCCGGCCGGTACCATTACAGCGGCGTGTTTCTTGTCGCGTTTCACTAAAAAGTACCACTGGGCTCACCTTGATGTGGCGGGTACTGCCTGGAATAGCGGTAAGAACAAAGGCTCAACCGGACGCCCCGTGCCACTACTGACGCAATTTGTAATGAATCGCGCCGGTATTGAGATGGAAGATTAA
- a CDS encoding DNA polymerase III subunit chi — MPNVTFFLLAQRNDATAESTQEAFACEVATHYYRQKQRVLILCASQKQAERMDELLWQLPVDAFVPHNLPGEGPESGTPVEINWQKPDRLNRQVCINLQQDMPAFAAQIRTLIDFVPADDNGKQQARERYKHYRAAGFSLDTRPAENLNETPNG; from the coding sequence ATGCCGAACGTTACTTTTTTTCTGTTAGCACAACGAAACGATGCCACCGCTGAATCCACTCAGGAAGCTTTTGCCTGTGAGGTGGCAACCCATTATTATCGTCAAAAACAACGTGTGCTGATCCTCTGTGCCAGTCAAAAACAGGCTGAGCGCATGGATGAGTTACTGTGGCAATTACCCGTGGATGCCTTCGTACCCCATAACTTGCCGGGAGAGGGCCCTGAATCGGGCACACCTGTAGAGATCAACTGGCAAAAGCCAGATCGTCTGAACCGTCAGGTGTGCATTAATTTGCAACAGGATATGCCGGCCTTTGCCGCGCAAATTCGCACACTGATTGACTTCGTGCCCGCCGACGACAACGGCAAACAACAAGCACGAGAACGTTATAAACACTACCGCGCGGCTGGCTTTAGCCTTGACACCCGGCCCGCTGAAAATCTGAATGAGACCCCGAATGGATAA
- a CDS encoding valine--tRNA ligase: protein MDKTFNPQNIETQLYQEWEEKGYFKPSGKGEAYSIMIPPPNVTGSLHMGHAFQDTIMDTLIRYKRMDGNNTLWQVGTDHAGIATQMVVERKLANEEGKTRHELGRESFIDRIWDWKAESGGTITKQLRRLGASVDWDRERFTMDDGLSEAVKEVFVRLYQDDLIYRGKRLVNWDPKLHTAISDLEVENKDKKGNMWHLRYPLADGVTTKDGKNYLVVATTRPETMLGDTGVAVNPEDERYKDLIGKEIILPLVNRRIPIVGDEHADMEKGTGCVKITPAHDFNDNEVGKRHQLPMINIFSIDAAILPAGESYTFDGKELTLDAPIPESLHNMDRFEARKAIVASFEEAGLLEGIEDNAMTVPYGDRSGVVIEPLLTDQWYVRVAPLAEPAKKAVEDGEIQFVPKQYENMYFSWMNDIQDWCISRQLWWGHRIPAWYDAEGNVYVGRDEAEVRNEHKLADDIALSQDEDVLDTWFSSALWTFSTLGWPENTEDMQVFHPSNTLVTGFDIIFFWVARMIMMTMHFIKDENGKSQVPFKTVYVTGLIRDEHGDKMSKSKGNVLDPIDMIDGIDLESLVEKRTGNLMQPQLAQKIEKNTRKTFPGGIEAHGTDALRFTLAAMASTGRDINWDMNRLEGYRNFCNKLWNASRYVLMNTEEHDCGANGGELEFSLADRWIQGQLHKTIKQCRQHLDAYRFDLAANTLYEFTWNQFCDWYLELTKPVLFKGNEAQQRATRKTLVSTLEALLRMMHPLMPYITETIWRNVAPLANIEGDSIMLQAYPAYDENLVNQQAIDDLEWVKQFVVGVRNIRGEMDISPSKPLSVLVKNASGEHQRRMDDNMTFLQAMAKLEEITVLAEGEKGPASSTALVGDMEILVPMAGLIDKDAELARIAKALDKAEKDFARTEGKLGNEKFVNNAPEAVINKEREKLEEFRVAMEKLKEQKATIESL from the coding sequence ATGGATAAGACTTTCAACCCACAAAATATTGAAACCCAGCTGTATCAGGAATGGGAAGAAAAAGGCTACTTCAAGCCCTCTGGTAAGGGCGAGGCCTATTCCATCATGATCCCGCCGCCAAATGTAACTGGCAGCCTGCACATGGGGCATGCCTTCCAGGATACCATCATGGATACGCTTATTCGCTACAAGCGCATGGATGGCAACAACACATTATGGCAGGTGGGGACTGACCACGCGGGTATCGCCACGCAAATGGTGGTAGAGCGCAAACTTGCCAATGAAGAAGGCAAAACCCGTCATGAGCTAGGCCGTGAAAGCTTTATCGATCGTATCTGGGACTGGAAAGCCGAATCGGGTGGCACTATTACCAAGCAGTTGCGCCGTTTAGGTGCCTCTGTCGATTGGGACAGAGAACGCTTTACCATGGACGATGGCTTGTCCGAGGCGGTGAAAGAAGTCTTCGTGCGTTTGTATCAGGACGACTTGATTTACCGCGGTAAGCGCCTGGTAAACTGGGATCCGAAATTACACACCGCCATTTCCGATCTGGAAGTGGAAAACAAAGACAAAAAAGGCAATATGTGGCATCTGCGTTATCCATTGGCGGATGGCGTTACAACAAAAGATGGTAAAAACTACCTGGTGGTGGCCACAACGCGTCCGGAAACCATGCTGGGTGATACCGGCGTGGCGGTTAATCCGGAAGATGAGCGCTACAAAGACCTCATCGGCAAAGAGATTATCTTGCCTTTGGTAAATCGTCGCATTCCCATCGTGGGCGATGAGCACGCCGACATGGAAAAGGGTACGGGTTGTGTGAAGATCACCCCGGCGCACGATTTTAATGATAACGAAGTGGGTAAACGCCATCAGTTGCCCATGATCAACATCTTCTCTATCGATGCCGCTATTTTACCCGCAGGGGAAAGCTATACCTTTGATGGTAAAGAGCTGACCCTGGATGCACCTATTCCTGAATCTTTGCACAATATGGATAGATTCGAAGCGCGCAAAGCCATTGTAGCCAGCTTTGAAGAAGCAGGCTTACTGGAAGGTATCGAAGACAACGCCATGACAGTGCCTTACGGCGACCGCTCTGGCGTCGTTATTGAACCACTATTAACCGATCAGTGGTATGTACGTGTTGCACCTTTGGCTGAGCCGGCTAAAAAAGCCGTTGAAGATGGTGAAATTCAGTTTGTACCCAAGCAATACGAAAACATGTACTTCTCCTGGATGAACGACATTCAGGATTGGTGTATTTCTCGTCAGTTGTGGTGGGGACATCGTATCCCGGCCTGGTATGACGCTGAAGGGAATGTCTATGTAGGCCGAGACGAAGCCGAAGTACGCAATGAACATAAGCTGGCTGATGACATCGCATTGTCGCAAGACGAAGACGTACTGGATACCTGGTTCTCTTCAGCACTTTGGACCTTCTCTACGCTGGGTTGGCCAGAAAACACTGAAGACATGCAGGTTTTCCATCCCAGCAATACCCTGGTGACTGGCTTTGATATCATCTTCTTCTGGGTGGCGCGCATGATCATGATGACCATGCACTTCATCAAAGATGAGAATGGCAAATCTCAGGTGCCCTTTAAAACCGTGTATGTTACCGGCCTTATCCGCGATGAACATGGCGATAAGATGTCGAAATCCAAGGGTAACGTGTTAGATCCTATCGATATGATTGACGGTATTGACCTCGAATCCTTGGTAGAGAAACGCACGGGTAATTTGATGCAGCCACAACTGGCGCAGAAGATTGAAAAGAATACCCGCAAAACCTTCCCCGGTGGTATCGAAGCCCACGGTACTGATGCACTGCGTTTTACCCTGGCCGCGATGGCGTCCACCGGGCGTGATATCAACTGGGATATGAACCGCCTGGAAGGTTATCGCAACTTCTGCAACAAATTGTGGAACGCCAGCCGTTATGTGTTGATGAATACCGAAGAGCACGATTGTGGTGCTAACGGTGGCGAACTGGAGTTTTCTCTGGCAGACCGCTGGATTCAGGGGCAACTGCACAAAACTATCAAGCAATGTCGTCAGCACCTGGATGCTTATCGCTTTGATCTGGCTGCCAATACTCTGTACGAATTCACCTGGAACCAGTTCTGTGATTGGTATCTGGAGTTGACCAAGCCAGTATTGTTCAAAGGCAATGAAGCGCAGCAGCGCGCCACGCGTAAGACCCTGGTTAGCACGCTGGAAGCCTTGTTGCGTATGATGCATCCGTTAATGCCTTACATCACTGAAACCATCTGGCGCAATGTGGCTCCGCTAGCCAACATTGAAGGCGACAGTATTATGCTGCAAGCCTATCCTGCTTATGACGAGAACCTGGTAAATCAACAAGCCATCGATGATCTGGAGTGGGTGAAACAGTTTGTAGTGGGTGTGCGTAATATCCGTGGCGAAATGGATATCTCACCCAGTAAACCTTTATCGGTACTGGTTAAAAACGCCAGCGGCGAACACCAGCGCCGTATGGATGACAATATGACCTTCCTGCAAGCCATGGCAAAGCTGGAAGAGATCACGGTGTTAGCCGAAGGTGAGAAAGGTCCGGCGTCATCCACTGCATTAGTAGGGGATATGGAAATTCTGGTGCCTATGGCGGGGCTTATCGATAAAGATGCCGAGCTGGCGCGTATCGCGAAAGCCCTGGATAAAGCAGAAAAAGATTTTGCTCGCACTGAAGGCAAACTAGGCAACGAGAAGTTTGTTAACAATGCGCCAGAAGCGGTAATCAACAAAGAGCGCGAGAAACTGGAAGAGTTCCGTGTGGCAATGGAAAAGCTGAAAGAGCAAAAAGCCACGATTGAATCTTTGTAA
- a CDS encoding response regulator transcription factor gives MSQYRMLIVEDDQPLAELTRDFFEQFEFDCTIEENGVRAVELALANPPDIILLDIMLPELDGIQICKQIRDKISAKIVMLTARTDTIDQVLGLEIGADDYVSKPVEPRLLLAKVRAVLRRDNSPVASQQEEFSFADFTLCPHKRELNKNGQPIELSTHEYDLLLMLVQNKGQVISREAIFQHLRGVEYDGQNRQADILISTLRAKIESAPNAANLIKTIRSRGYLFTG, from the coding sequence ATGAGTCAATACCGGATGCTCATTGTAGAAGATGATCAACCTCTGGCAGAACTAACGCGAGACTTCTTCGAACAGTTTGAGTTTGACTGCACCATCGAAGAAAATGGCGTCCGAGCGGTTGAGCTAGCACTTGCTAACCCGCCCGATATTATCCTTTTGGACATCATGCTACCGGAACTGGACGGCATTCAAATTTGCAAACAAATTCGCGACAAGATCAGCGCTAAGATCGTTATGCTTACTGCCCGAACAGACACCATTGACCAGGTGTTAGGTCTGGAAATTGGCGCTGACGACTATGTATCCAAACCTGTAGAGCCCAGGTTGTTATTAGCGAAAGTCAGAGCGGTATTAAGACGGGATAATAGTCCTGTCGCTTCTCAGCAAGAAGAGTTTAGCTTTGCCGACTTTACACTCTGCCCTCATAAGCGCGAGTTAAATAAAAATGGCCAGCCCATTGAGCTGTCTACCCATGAATATGATCTGCTGTTAATGCTAGTGCAGAACAAAGGGCAAGTGATTAGCCGTGAAGCCATTTTTCAACACCTTCGAGGCGTGGAATACGATGGTCAGAACCGCCAGGCAGATATCCTGATCTCCACACTCAGAGCCAAAATTGAATCGGCACCGAATGCCGCGAATTTGATTAAAACCATTCGGTCCAGAGGCTACCTGTTTACCGGTTAG